Below is a window of Onychostoma macrolepis isolate SWU-2019 chromosome 06, ASM1243209v1, whole genome shotgun sequence DNA.
TCAACTTTCCttccatttttaattaaagctgAACATTTAATATTCTGAGTGGTTTATTTTGGttaagtgtgtgtatttgaacAGCCTGAAGGCATGAGGTCCAGGCAATAACTAACCAACATATATTCAACACATGCCTCCCTCAATATGAAACTGAGCTACAGAACTCCCATAAAAAGAACATGTAAGGTAGAAAAACAGTTCAAATAGACTGAAATCAAGAGCAAAACTAGCtgttaacaaaaaacaaacacactctATGCTTTTCTCAAACACACTACTAATTAGTCAGGAAGCCATTGACAGTGTTGATTACTATTCACTgtgcctcacacacacaaacaagacGCAGACATTTCCTTGGTAATGAGGGGAGATAGATGGCTGAGCATCCTTTGAAGGACAATAGTAAAAAGGTCAAAGAGATTGGCTAGACAGCAACACCAACATTCTATAAAAGTATGATAACTCTGACAGAAACAAGGTTAGGAAGGAGAAAGTTTCACTATTTGTCAATCTACACTGACATTGCAGGTCTTTACAACTCGAATTTCTCATGTACGCAAGGCCATCAGACTTTAAGATGTCATTTGAGAAAACACTGAAGGATGAAAGATTCTCACAAACACATCCTCTAAATAGACATAAACATGAAAATTCCATACTTTTGTACAATGTGCAGCTtttaagacagacagacatagatagatagatagatagatagatagatagatagatagatagatagatagatagatagatagatagatgtttaTTAATGTCTGTATGTTATCATACAGTAAGCATGACAATGCAGCAATTGTTACTAAGTGCACATAAGTTTAAGAAAAGTTACGAGAAATCATATTGATACTTAAGCATGTTAAGCATTACTGCCCATTGAACGGGCAGAACATAAGATTTTTACATTAGGCCACGTTTATAGTGACCGAAAAACTAGCCCTAAGCTGACGCAGCTTTGACAACACTTTACTTTAGACAACAGCTCCACCTATTGGATACTTTTAGGTATTGCTATTTGCTGCAAAAACTAGACTTGAACTTGAAGAGTTTGGGATGCTGAAGTGCATCCAGTTTAACAACGCCGTGAGTTATACATTCATGGGCTGATGAATGGCACATTTGGTTCCTGTAATTATTACTAACCGTTCTAAATTACTTACCGTTTGCTGGCGCGGAGTAATTGTGGTTGAGCGTCGAAAAATCAAGTGGTTTGAGTGATCTGCCGTTACAGTCTTACAATTTGAGGGCAATTGTTAGAGAGTTTTCAAGTTTACTAAAATATGAGGACTACAACAATCTATTGTGCAAAGCTCAACGTGATTTCACTATTTGAGGAGGGGGATGGGATACCGGGAAGACACTGGCCACCTTTGCCCGCCATTTTGGCTCAGGTTTTTCCAAAGCTGCAATGGAAGCGCTAGCCTATAATTTGAGCCACAATGGAGGTCGTTTCCTATCCATCGACTACTACTTTCGACTTATCTAGCAAAAACAAATGAACGCCAGGGGGCGGTGGGTGGCAAAACTTTCGAGCAGACAAAGATGGCGGTACGGAAGAAAGACGGCGGCCCGAATGTAAAATATTTCGAAGCGTCTGATACCGTCTCGCAGTTCGACAATGTCCGGGTTTGGCTGGGCAAGAATTATAAAAAGGTACCATTCGTTTATTTGTAACCAACGCGAACGGTCATTGAGATATTTGTGCAGGAAAGGGCAGACTCGAGGCGGGTAGGCAGAAAGGAGATGGGGAGGGCAGGAAAGGAGATGGGGAGAAATCCAGCTGTTTAAAATCCACAGTCTGACGCGTCTCAGACAATAGAAGATGCTGGATGCGCGTCTTGAGAGAAGTCTTAAGACGTGCCCAAGAATTCGCTTTATCTAAAATATCTGATGTCGTTTTCACATCTCTGGATAGTCATTTGACCTTATCTAATAGGTTTTTATGAATGGCCTTTCTCTTTTATACAGGGAAAGGCCAGCTCGTGTAACGGGGCTGCGGTACTGGCAGCGCAAGTGCGTGAATCCAGATGTGCAGCCAAATCCGCCTCGCGCGCCGTGTGTGTAAAAACAGCCATGTGTTACAGACGATGATAAATTCACAGTCGTGAAgaatattttttctcttttcagtTGCAACAATTTACCCGTGGGAAGTACTCGATACACTGAAACAATGTGTGGGAACCGGCTATAGTGTGCGACAAAGTCTAATTTCCCGCTAATGAAACACCTCAATTAGCATATGCATTAAATAGTCAAGGTGTTTCCTATCTGAtgtaaagaaagaaattcattaCACATAAAACCTGTTTTTATGTAATGTAGTTCAAAACAAtcctattttaataaatgtatggTTTTACATTTATGGAATTAccattgcataaataatatacaaattaaaggtTATGAATaaagaaacattaaataaatgaatgaaaactgaaactagaaataaaaatattcatctaagttataaaatatatgtgcTGTCATGACAAACACATGACTGATGCTGTAGATTACAGCCTTCCTTCTTTCacttttatgtcatttaaaagAACTGATTTTAGCTTTTAAAATGTCAGGTGATGTAGATTGTGATGATTGTAGTTGTAACAAGCATGTCCCTATTAGTGGTCGAGCAATACTGTGGCCAATGAAAAGTTTTGGATCAATTGCCTTGTAAAATCTTTTTTGCGtttgcatttttctaatttcatatattatattatcaacATTAAATTTGAGTGAAAGGCTGAATTAACATGAATTTAAacaccactgtatatgtaaTTCGATTTAATGATTGCAATGGGCGCACAATTTACAAAAACGAACACTTAATATTGCAGATAGTATCAGAATGGTCAAATATTGACTGATTAATCTGCCTGCCTGCAtgatgcattatatatatataaatatatatacatatatatgtgtgtgtgtgtgtgttcctttTAGTGTGGTGTCTAGCGTCTAAAACTTTCTCTGTTTCTTTCTAGTATATTCAAGCAGAGCCCCCCACCAATAAATCTTTGTCAAGTCTGGTGGTTCAGCTGCTTCAATTTCAGGAGGAAGTGTTTGGCCGGCATGTCAGCAACCCTCCCCTCACTAAACTACCGGTACTCACACAAGACTTCTTTCGTAATAGTATTGAATTGAATGCATTAAAGTGATGAGTATTGTAGAGTGCTGATGAAGCTCTCCTCTCACCCTTAGATGAAGTGTTTTTTGGATTTCAAATCTGGAGGAGCTCTGTGTCATATTCTGGCTGCTGCCTACAAGTTCAAGAGTGATCAAGGATGGTAATGGTCCACTTTTACCTTCTTTCACCtctctttattatttaattaccactataaatgcatacattctataaatgtaatttgatttaaataaaatagaataaaagttaacaatatttgtcatttttatatacaACAATATACAACTCGtaatttgttttatatgtatagatagacagatagatagaaagatctATCAAGTAAgtcaaacaaatataaatatttgattttttatataaagttaAATTGATTTGTATAGTGCATCTTACAATACACatagtttcaaagcagctttacataaTGTTATACTGTTATGTCTGCAATGCATTAGTGCCTTACCATAAAGCAAGTTTCAAAATGTTAGTACTGTGAATAAGCTATTACTCCAAATTCATgaaaaatgttaacaaaaatatcctagaaaaactaaaaatgttctTTCATCATGTGAACTATTTAAGTATCTGTTCATTTAATATGTACGTTTGCCATTTATTTGAGTGGCCTAATCAGCTGTTGTATAATTTCTCTGACACTTAACCTTATGACACACTTGCCAGAAGAGTCGTGATTCGCCTCCCTCAGGCTGTGAATTGGTCCTTATGCTCCTGAATACATTCTGCATGACATTTTTGCTGCATTTGAACACTAGTGTATTAGCAGTGATGTACTCACTCAGTGAATACAGAAATCTAATTAATACTCATTAGTTGTTCACTTCTGTATCCATCAGGAGGCGATTTGACTTCCAGAATCCTTCGAGAATGGACCGCAATGTTGAAATGTTCATGACTATAGAAAAGTCTTTGGTACAGGTGTGTATCAAACACAGAATCTCATGCGAAAACACAGTTATCCAGTCAGATGGACATCACTTGTGGTCATGATATGGTTGGTATTTATTAGCATGTACATGTGTGAGGAGAAATATTGAATAAcgatgtgtttttgtctttgtagAATAACTGTTTGTCCCGACCTGTAATTTACCTGAGTTCAGAGATAGAGCCCAAGCTACTGGGAAAACTGAAGGACATCATCAAACGACACCAGGTACTTCCCAAAactattagttttagttagtacacatatatataatatatatacaatataagtTACAAAATAGTTTCTACTACTGAAAAGCAGTAGTTAGCCGAATTAAAACAATCCTAGTTTTATTTACagtgttgtttaattttttcttggCATCAGaatcattgcatttttaaaaactgacataagggaaaaaatttattaaatattttatatatcactcagttttgtatgtaataccATATTTCTTTGAAGTCACTCGGGATCaagaaatgtatgtgtgtttgtagggGTCTGTGACTGAAGATAAGCTGTCCAGCTCTCATGTAGTGGTGCCTATTCCTGCTAGTCTGGAGGACGGTACGTTCTGTTGTGTTTTCGTagtgtaaaaatatattcacatacatGTGTAGGGTACAAGAGGGCTAATCACAAAGGTAAAAATTGTGTTTCCCCTGTTAAATAAGAattgtaacattgtaacattgtaatTGGTATGTGTGTGCTTTTCAGAAGAGTGGGTTCGTCCTGTAATGAAGAGAGACAAACAGATGCTGCTACACTGGGGCTACTGGCCTGATAGGTGAGCTtgcacacacacgtacacaaaCACTCAGAGTTCAGGTGTGTATGTGAATGCAGGATTAATGTGTTGTGTTCATAATGCAGTTATGACACATGGATCTCAGCCAGTGAGGTGGAGGCTGCTGTGGAGGATCCGCCCACTGCTGAGAAACCCAGGAAGGTTAGAAACCCCCCCTTACCTCTCTCCATCTGTCTCCGGTCCTTTCCCTCTCTTCTTCTTTGTCTCTTTTGTCTTGCACATGCTCTGTCCATCTTTCGTGTTTTTTTACAATATCACTAATTAGCAAATGGTTATCTGAGAAATTCAGCCATTTATCACCTGACTGTAAGTTTATGTATGTGTAGGTCCATGCCAAGTGGATTCTGGACCTAGATCAGTTTAACGAGTGGATGAATGAGGAAGACTATGAGGTGGGAGAAGGAGGACCGAGGAGGAAGAGAATTTCAGCAAAGACCCTCACAGATGAAGTGAGCGCTCCAGATGAAAGGAGGGATAAAAAACCCAGCAGTGCCAAAAAAAGGAAGCGCTCCCCATCTCCATCTCCTACCCCTCCCCCACAAGAAAGCAAGAAGAAAAACACCAAGAAagggtatttttattactgGAAACAGTGGCATTTGTTTCAGAGAATTTctggaaatatttttattttaatgttttattttctttctgtgtCTTTGTATGgacctctgtgtgtgttttcaggccCACTACTCCCTACACTAAGTCCAAACGAGGACAGAGAGAGGAAGAACAGGAAGATTTGACGAAAGATTTAGATGAACCCTCACCTGTGCCTGCAGTGGAGGAAGCAACACTACCTAAAACAGGTATATTCACACACATTGTTTTTACTTAACGAGTTAGTCTAGACTGTGTGTAATCttgatatttgtgtgtgtagtgACTAAGAAGGACTCAGATTCTACTCCAGTGAAAGGAGGCACTATGACTGACCTGGGTATGTGTCTACAGTAGCGTCTGTCTCTAACACACCTGCCACTCAAACTAACCAAAAGGTGAAGTGTGGGCTTTTCTGTGCCATTAATGGCACCAAGTGGAATTGCAAAAATAGAGGATGTCACctagggatgcagcgattaacCGGTTTTACGATTAACTGCGCTTTAAAACGTCGcggttaattaatcgtaaagcTCCGCTACACTGAGTGTTTCTAAGTTCGGTAGCTCTAACATTCTGCCCgcttcagagatgaaatagtgcggtgagagagtgtgtgaattagcctacctgcatctgcgCATCACTTTaaacaatgaagatttgagtttagttatttaaacagtcattttaccccctctttgctaattaatataatgtagcgatccagtctctataagctattttattaatgaaagtcgctgggcagcgttgacaacacgtttctgtcctcctaaatgtttgtgtgggcagctcgatctcgatctcacaaaccaaaataatagacatTTTCTCAGGCCATATGTAGaatcagatgaataaatattattaaaatgaataagtatggataacagttgattacaataatagtttagtttattcccctcattagtaacagtgccctctgtgggataaagttaatattagtcatccctgttatagtattattcataagtcaatttatttttcaccgtctttccaagttctgtacctcaggtccaaaagaaatgtagaaagaatatacaaaatgaaaacaccaaatacatttgtgatCTATTTCCATTcgttattttcaaaagggaaagactgacatggatgtttacagagcagaggtcacgttttttaattccaataggagagatgtacttttttttgtgctgtattattgtttactgtgttatttctgtttcaaaaggcagcaatcAATAACgctttaatatctaaagagtgtttatgtgattttatgttgtgaaatgaatacatgcataataatcgtgtaaccgtgattattcctcagactataatcgtaccaacaaaatctataatcgttgcatccctaatgTCACCAAACAGTCTGTGCACAGAAGAGCAGCGATACGAGAAagcattttaacataaaaagcACACACTTAATCTTTCTGTGCTAATTAACACTGTTTTTTCTTGTACCATAAAGTATAAGTATATGTGCAAAATAACTCTGTTTTTTCTGCTATCACACCTAGATGAGCAAGAGGATGAATCAATGGAGACTGTAGGGAAGGTATAGCAGCAATTATACAAACCACATTTCACAGTAATTCTGCTCACAAGTTTCACATTTCTGCatgtttagttttatatatactgCTGGATTTGAGACCAAATAATAATCATGCTTCTAAAATGCTTtgcagcattttaatttaatgagattttaatgtattaattttaaaatgtacatttatttaaataatacattaaaatgcacgtgttcatttattattatttaattaattatcatttattattatttgtaatttttaaagtatCTTAAAAATTGGAAAGGAATGTTTAGACatttttttagtatttcaagTTGCATTAACTCATGATTTAATGCCATGATTTGATTGGTGACCTTAAAATAGTacaatattttcaataattaaattgatcaaatgttcacattttgaaaattTAGATTAATAAAGACTAGATTATCAATATGGTGAAATCCCACTGTATTTCCTGAGCAGTTTTAATGGTTAgctatgtgtttgtgtgtttctaggaagaagaagaaggttCTCCGAGTGTGAAAGGAGAACCGGTGAAGGGTTCGGACCTTCATGAGGATAATGTGACTGAACAGACCCATCATATCATTATCCCTAGCTATGCTGCTTGGTTTGACTATAACAGGTACTGTGACTACACACAACTTTaaaacttattctgatctataTCAACCATTTAAATAGGAAGTGATTGTTTATCTAGAGTCACATCACAGTCTGAATGTAACAGTCTGTTTCTGTCTCTTTTAGTGTTCATGCAATAGAGCGCAGAGCACTGCCTGAGTTTTTCAATGGGAAAAACAAGTCAAAGACTCCTGAAATGTAAGAATATCTGTTGGtgaacattcacacaaagactgATTTGAACTTAAATATGTCTTCTGACCTTCATTGATTTGCTTTATCCACTCTGTTTCTTCTTTACACTTTGCTGTGTTACAGTTATCTGGCATATCGCAACTTCATGATCGACACATACAGACTGAACCCACAGGAGTATTTGACCTCCACAGCCTGTCGTAGGAACCTGGCTGGAGATGTTTGTGCCATTATGAGGTCTGGGGAAAAAAGAAATCTCTAAAATGCCTATATGTTTatgttatatatgtatttttcttttcaactttGATGCATTTTGAGTTTGAAATTTGATGtgtgtgaaaagggtccatgcATTCCTGGAACAGTGGGGCTTGATTAACTATCAGGTGGATTCAGAGAGTCGGCCCACTCCCATGGGGCCTCCACCCACCTCACACTTTCATGTGCTGGCAGATACTCCATCAAGTCTGGTACCACTACAGCCTAAAGCATCCCAGGTAAAGTGCAGCTATACCTGCTACAGGTATGATCTCACAGTTTTCAAACTCAATACCTTCATCAGGAGCTGAAGGCATTAACATATTAACCAGGAAAGAcgttaaataaaacatttaatttgattgaCAGCCATTGTGTAAATTTTTGTCTATATTCACTTCATTGGTTATCTAAGCTCTTTGTTGTTCTTTCCTCTAGACTTCATCCTCTCAACAGATACTGTCATTCCCAGACAAAGTAAAGGACAAACCAGCTGACTTGCAGAACTTTGGGTTGAGGACAGATGTGTACAGTAAGAAGAGCGGCCCAACTAAAGTAAGAGCCTCCCATCACATATAGGGCAGAGAGAATATGAGAATATTTTGAAGTGTGAAGATAATTCTGAATGCTATGAGAGAAATTAAGGACCCTCTTCTGTCTTTTCACAGACTAAAAATGCTGCCAGTGCCACTCGGGAATGGACAGACCAGGAGACGCTGCTACTGCTGGAGGTACAATTTGTAcatataaaatgtacatataaaaaaaatacacaaaatatgaaaaaaaaattatttgttacaatttttaaacattattttcactactgttcaaaagtttggagttggtaagatttgaaatatttttaaaagaggtcttttatgctcaccaaggctgcattcatttaatcaaaaaatgcaataaaaataacaaatattattacaatttaaaataatgtttctatgctaatatattttaaaatgtaatttattcctaagatggtaaagctgaatttcagcagccattactccagtcttcagtgtctcatgattcttcagaaatcgttttaatttgctgatttgatgctcaagaaacatttatttatagttattatagTTTACAACAGCTTAGTATTTTTGGGGAAACTGTGGTACAtgttttaggattctttgataaatagaatgaTTTGAATTagaattatttgaaatataataacaatgtaacaagtctttaatgtcacttttttgATCCTTTTAATCCCtgaaaagtagtaatttaaaaaaaaaagtcttactgacttcaaacttttgaatagtagtgtaaacttaacttaatgattccTATTTGTTCTCAGGGTCTAGAGATGTATAAAGATGACTGGAATAAAGTATCGGAGCACGTGGGAAGCCGCACTCAGGATGAGTGCATCCTCCACTTCCTGCGTCTACCGATCGAAGACCCCTACCTGGAGGACAGCTCCTCCTCCCTGGGCCC
It encodes the following:
- the smarcc2 gene encoding SWI/SNF complex subunit SMARCC2; amino-acid sequence: MAVRKKDGGPNVKYFEASDTVSQFDNVRVWLGKNYKKYIQAEPPTNKSLSSLVVQLLQFQEEVFGRHVSNPPLTKLPMKCFLDFKSGGALCHILAAAYKFKSDQGWRRFDFQNPSRMDRNVEMFMTIEKSLVQNNCLSRPVIYLSSEIEPKLLGKLKDIIKRHQGSVTEDKLSSSHVVVPIPASLEDEEWVRPVMKRDKQMLLHWGYWPDSYDTWISASEVEAAVEDPPTAEKPRKVHAKWILDLDQFNEWMNEEDYEVGEGGPRRKRISAKTLTDEVSAPDERRDKKPSSAKKRKRSPSPSPTPPPQESKKKNTKKGPTTPYTKSKRGQREEEQEDLTKDLDEPSPVPAVEEATLPKTVTKKDSDSTPVKGGTMTDLDEQEDESMETVGKEEEEGSPSVKGEPVKGSDLHEDNVTEQTHHIIIPSYAAWFDYNSVHAIERRALPEFFNGKNKSKTPEIYLAYRNFMIDTYRLNPQEYLTSTACRRNLAGDVCAIMRVHAFLEQWGLINYQVDSESRPTPMGPPPTSHFHVLADTPSSLVPLQPKASQTSSSQQILSFPDKVKDKPADLQNFGLRTDVYSKKSGPTKTKNAASATREWTDQETLLLLEGLEMYKDDWNKVSEHVGSRTQDECILHFLRLPIEDPYLEDSSSSLGPLAYQPVPFSQAGNPVMSTVAFLASVVDPRVASAAAKSALEEFSRMKEEVPAALVEAHVRRVEEAARASGRPDPLYGLEGSGIAGTGLEDSDKPSEDGSEENKSSDGQSSQEKRDNKESKDGASEEEEKQGENGKKEEERVREGDTERETEKTDSEMVDGEKEKERKEGSEEGQRDGESEGEKKAKVERDVGEGNLATAAASALAAAAVKAKHLAAVEERKIKSLVALLVETQMKKLEIKLRHFEELETIMDREREALEYQRQQLLADRQSFHMEQLKYAEMRARQQHFQQIQHQHHSNQPASQSVSTPSVPPQPVANASAPPPTQSPASVSTPNAHSEAPPPASHSSPPTNAQTGSAHESSTPLPGDSLYPNAPVPPTQ